The region tcactttttgaattgaattatcgaaataaacgaacttttccatgatattctaatttattgagatgcacctgtatatacacacatacatttataagaTATGACCCACTGATGTAGACTTAACTATTTAAATGTAGTACTATCCAGAATAGATCATATATTTCTTTTACATATCAGTGACACTACTCCCATCATAGACAGTGTTTACCTCTTACTAAGTCAAAGATGTAAATACTTCAACAACTCATTATCTGCATTTACTCTTCCAGTGTAAGACACCCTGCAGCATTCTGGCTCAGCTTAGACAGTTCACCCCTAAAGCCATTTATGTGCATCATTGAGACAAGCCTgggaaatactgggagaatagtctggtcagatgagaccaaaattgaactctttggatgccataatacacaccatgtttggaggtcaaatggcactgcatgtcaccccaaaaacaccataccaacagtgaagtttggaggtgggaacatcatggtgtggggctgtttttcagcatacggcactggcagaCTTCATACAATTGAAGggtaaaaatctgctgccatctaccaggatgatgaagatgaaacgagggtggacatttcagcaagacaatgatcccaaacacacagccaaggaaactcaattggtttcagagaaagaaaataaagctgctagaatggcccagccaatcacctgacttgaatccaatagaaaatctatggaaaaaactaaagatcagagttcatagaagaggcccacggaaccttcaagatttgaagactgtttgtgtgtaagaatgggccaaaatcacacctgagcaatgcatgggACTAGTTTCttcatacaggaggcgtcttgaagctgtcattaccaacaaaggcttttgtaccaagtattaaataaatttcagtaagcgtattcaatactttttccctgtgtcattccattttattacacatcacctaatttctgaacatatttgttttgttttctttgtatgtatggattacttgggttgttacccacatctggtgaaaatttcatgtcaatagcacctttagaaatatatttactgagaaaaatggtgacgtgttcaatacttattttacccgctgtatatattttaagtatttcaaaCCATGTGACCAAGCTTAGAAATTCAATAGAGTTTCACAgcaccaaaaaaatatatatatatactagaTATAGTAAAGCActgacagcagacattttggGGCGTTCAGATTTTATTAACGAATCAAACAGCTGTACATCTATTTGCCTTTCTTGGCCTTGATCTTCCTCAGGTAGAACTCGAGCTCCTTTCCTTCCAGAATGTAGCCATCTGCCCTGCCACACTGACCGGGTCTTGAGGCGATGCAAGCTGTAGGAGGGAAAAGGGTGATGGATGATTAGTCATGGAGGTGGATTAAACGTATcacaagaaaaaggaaatagtgtgtgtgttaatcgACAGATTATAGGACTAGAGGCTCCAGAAAAGATGGATGAAGATTTTAACCTATGCGATTACAAGTGACAAActgcatgttttgtgtttcttacaCCATTCTATAATTACCCTGCTGACCCTAGGCTATTCAAATCCACACAATGAGGCATTCCAGCACAAACAGTTATCGGTCTGTCACATAACAGCCAAGGGCCTTGCCTGAAGGCAACAGAGGTGTTAGGTACAGGTTCTACTAGTTAACTTCCCCCAGGGCTATGCTATTAACACTGCAGCAGAGGTCTATGCAGGTAACAGGTCTTTCTCAGAGTCATCATTATCACCACTTTCATTCAGTAGCAGAACTGGACAAGGTTATCTTCATCGAAAGACGTGCACCACATTTGACAGCAGTTTTAACACGGATGCCgtaaaaagaaaatgccttTTACAGTTATGTTGTGAGCCTTGTTGCATGTAAAAATGTAAGTTGGGACTTCAACCCTCCAGACTAGTGGAGTTATTACACAGGATCAGGTCAGCGCAATTACAAACTCTTGTGCATTCCTGTGACAAGAGAAATATTGCTTTTGGAAAAGGTCACtcaaaaacaattttaaacCCATAGAAATCTGCATCTGACTTGGTAGCAAAATTAATGGAAAGCATTTTAGGATATCTGccatgatgataataataataataataaacatgttaagACTTACCAAGCAGTTTTCCCTGCTGGAACTGCTCCTCCAAGAGGGTGCTGATCTTGGCTGTCTTTTTACGCTCATCGTACTTTTTCTGGGTCCTCTTTGACCTCTTCTTGTTAAtgacctcttcctcctcaggggTCTACAGAAGGGCAGGAAATAAAGTTCATTAGATGGACATTAAACACTGCGTTAAGTTCACACTCCTGCTGAGCAACACTAGTTgattaacaataaattaaacactGCAGAGGGCAGTGTAGGTAATGGTCTTTCTCAGAGTCATCATTATCACCACTTTCATTCAGTAGCAGAACTGGACAAAGTTATCTTCATGGAAAGACATTGACTGGTCAGACAACACTATATAATATAGATTCCATTTCACTTTTAGCATTTTAACTTTCCATCAGTTATGATGGCAGCACCATAGAGATTATACATACCCGGCAAAACAAGTTGTGTAAGTGAGTTATATTTCTCACACCTGAATAAAAACAGTACGCATGTAAACATCTGAATTTGTACACATACCAGCTTAGCTCCCTTCTTGCGTCCCAGTGGAGTGGCGAAGTGGGCCTCATACCACTGCCTGTAGGGAAGGCTGTCGACGAGGACGATGCAGTTCTTCACCAGGGTTTTGGTTCTGACCAGCTCGTTGTTTGAGGCATTGTAGACCACATCAATGATCCTGGTCTTGCGTGTGCAGCCTGCATACACATGAACAGGAGACATTAGCAACAGCAAATTCCCCCCCCCTTTGTGTTAATAACATTAGGTAGATCTTGTGCAACACAGGTCTTTCTCAGGTGTCTATTATCACCATTTTCATTCAGTAGCAGAACTGGACAAGGTTATCATCATAGAAGGACATGTGTAACGTCAAAAAGAGCGATCTCGTGAAATTGAAGTAGCATTTGAAATAAACTTACACTCAGAGCCCCATGAGAAGTTACCAACATCAAGTCTCAGAGCACGGTACTTCTTGTTCCCACCACGGACCCTCACTGTGTGGATACGGCGAGGTCCAatctacagaaaaacacattttattttagtatttgtaCAATTTGTATGCTTATGCATTCAAAGTATCTATGTGTAAAGACTGAATTCTGATGGCTCATGGAAAACAGTTCTTTGCAGCGTGTCAGCGTAACTATGACAAGTCCTAACATTGGTAAGCCTAGAGCTTTGAACCAAGACGGTTCAAAAAGACATACCTAAGGTCATGTTTTCATCACCCAcgctgaataaaataaagtccATTTAGAGCAAGTAAACACTGGCTTATACATACTTTTGTGTTTGCAGGAGGGCGTCCGAGCTCATACTTCCTTTTCTTGTGGTAGGGCTTGCGTTTGCCGCCCGTCTTGCGGCGTTTATGCCAGTTGTCCCTTGAGATACCTGTATAAATGATAAAGAGTGCAAGAATCAGGAGTTAGATCATTGTACAAATCACAGGACACTTAGTACCAAATTGTTTTCTGTGCTTGAGCAATCAGTTCTCCAAGGTATAGGTTGTCCGCAATTTTAATTATGGATTCCATTTGTTTCATCATTTCGCTCAAGCAATTCAAGGTCCCTTCTCTGCCTAATAGGCCTGCATAGGTGTGTCTTAAATAAGATCATAGGTGAACAAGGTTTAGGATCAATTCAACTCAAAACTTTCCTATTGAATAGACTATATGTTGCACGTGGAGCTTTAAAGTCTGCCAACAAAAGTGAAAATAGAAATTTCGAGCCCTTAAAATTACACGGTGGCCTTTGAAGAACCAACAtgcaacgtgtgtgtgtatccaaGATGCACCTTTGTTAACTTAATGGTAGTTAGTTATAACTTATACAAATAAGTTATGTTAAATGTGGCCAACTTCATCACTTTAAACCAATTACTCTCAGGATCCTTGTAAGAATTCCAGTAAAGCAACGTGA is a window of Anoplopoma fimbria isolate UVic2021 breed Golden Eagle Sablefish chromosome 3, Afim_UVic_2022, whole genome shotgun sequence DNA encoding:
- the rps8a gene encoding 40S ribosomal protein S8, which encodes MGISRDNWHKRRKTGGKRKPYHKKRKYELGRPPANTKIGPRRIHTVRVRGGNKKYRALRLDVGNFSWGSECCTRKTRIIDVVYNASNNELVRTKTLVKNCIVLVDSLPYRQWYEAHFATPLGRKKGAKLTPEEEEVINKKRSKRTQKKYDERKKTAKISTLLEEQFQQGKLLACIASRPGQCGRADGYILEGKELEFYLRKIKAKKGK